One Zonotrichia albicollis isolate bZonAlb1 chromosome 14, bZonAlb1.hap1, whole genome shotgun sequence genomic window, AGGTTGGGTTTAAAAAGTCTCCAATCTAACACCTATGTCACTATTTCTACTCCCCACGAGCTCTGCCACAgcaccagctcagagctgcttctGGCACTGAGGACACCCCAGCTGTGCAGCACCCCTGGGAGGGGATGGTGACACAccttccccagggctgcagctgggctgtgcatgAAATAAGGCTTTTCCAGTCTTCCTGGGAAGACTCAGGGTTGAGTGAAGGGTGGGAgctgtgtgtcccagccccggctcctggcagggcagagggaggTGGGAGCTGTGGAGAGCACAGGATGAGGGATATGTACAGCAGTCTGCAGGGACAGTGAGGTCATGCCCAGCCAGCTGGGATCTGCTCCACAGGTGCTCTGGGCTCTCAGTAGCACCCATCCTTCCAGGAGTCGTCCTCGGGGGCCTGGGGGgtctgtgctgcctgcaggaacCTGGGGGGACAAAGCAACACatcagggacagctccaggaacagccctgcaggtcTGGGTTACCAacatccccctgccatggtgcagtgctgctggcacacCCTGAGCATCAGCAAACACCAACTTGAGGCACTTTAAGAAATTCAGTGGCTGTTACTGGATGCTTAAACACTGATATCTGCCACATTAACACTGTTGTGACTTCAGCCCATCACTGAGtccaagagaaatatttttccatgcaaataCAACTGAACACGTGGAAAATAATCAGGTATGTAGAGTGCTGATATAAATTAGAAGattaaaattcccttttccatgtttttaaAGATTTCAATGTAAGGAGCCACGGATTACTGCACGGCTCTAATGAGACATTAAAGGTCAACAAGCACTGGTTGCTCATTAGTCTGGTATCAGTCATACCATAATAACTCTGAATCAATTTAATTTCCCTCAATAATGAATTGTAGCATAATAGCTCTTAAAAAACCAGCAACCAGAACAAAAACTTCAAGTGTTGTTACACCACTCCCCATGCTCTGCTTTCACCCATGAACTGCACGGCCTGGAGTTCCCGAAGAGCTCTGCACCCCTCTCACCTCCTGGCCGGGGGCGGTGCCTTTCCCTTGGGCACGGCCAGCCCTGCCACGCCCGGCCGCGCCTTCAGGGCAGAGCCTTTGGCCACAGTGACCACGCTGGAGCTTCTGGAAGTGcaactgctgctggcagagcccgTGTGGAGCTGTGCCTTGCGCACTGGGGGGGCGGGAGCCGTGTAGCTGCAGGGCTTCCCCACCTGCCGGCCGGGCAGCAGGGAGCCGGCTGCCTTGGGCTGGCGCCCCGTGAGCGGGGACTGCGCGGCCCCCGAGGAATACCTGAGCTTGCTGGGAGTCAGACCTGCAGGGACACAAGAGCACCTCTGAGGGCTGGCcaaagggagcagggagagcaggggggtGGGAGGGGAGGCACTGACCTGCTGACCGCTGCTGAGTCCTGGGGATGCGGCTGCTGGGCACCTGCAGCTCGGACTCCAGGCTGCGGCTGCTGCGCACGGCCTCGAGCGCGCGCAGGCTGCTGCGGGCCAGGTTGGGCATGCTGtgcctcagctcctctgcaacAAACTCAGCCTCAgccccctgctgctgctgctctgaggctcTGCAGAAACCCATGCACCTCAAAGCACAGCAGTCTGTACCTAGCTCTTAGCCTCCAGTAAATAGCAGTGATTTTGAGACCACAGGGTAAGGaggagaccttcaagatcatcccATCAACCCAGCACCACCATGATCACCCCTAAGCCACAGccagagatggtgactccaccacctcccagGGCAACTCATTCCAAGGCCTGACCACTTCTGTAGGGTTTCTAACACctaacctgaacctcccctggtgcaacttgaggcatCTCCTCTTGTCCTTTCACTTGGGAAAGAGCAGAAGAGAACAACCCCAACCCAGCTGCACCAtcctgtcaggagctgcagagagcagtgcTGTCTCCTCTGAgcctgctcctccccagcctgcacaactgcagctccctcagccactcctggtGCTCcggccccattccctgctctgGCCACACTCCAGTCCCTCAATGTCCGTTTTGAAGTGAGGAGCTCAgaactgcacacagcactcgaggtacGCCCAGCAGAGGGGGCAATGCCTGCCCTGGTGCCGTGGCCATCCTGCTGTCGATCCAGCCCCTGTGTCCCTGAGCACCTCACACCCAGCACggccagctccctgcccagcccggaGCCCTGCAGCGGGACCCGTGTGTGCCAGAAGCCCGTCCCTGTCCCATCTGGCGCTCACCTTCGCTGTTGGCGTACTTGAGGCGCTCCTGCATGGGGCTCTGCACCGCCCTGCGCGGGGCGCGCAGCCGCGAGGCCGCGGCCCGGCCCAGCTCGGCGCCCGAGGAGGGCGATTGGCAGCGCGGGGAGCTCAGCGGGGACGGCGAGTAGCGGTGGGCGCTGCGCAGGGACAGCGAGCAGTCGCAGTCGTCCTCGTCCTCCAGGCTGTAGGTGTCGAATTCCTGGTCGCTGTAGGTGCCGCGGCGCAGCGAGTGCAGGGAGGCGCTGGAGCTGCGGCGGGACACGGAGGCGGAGCTGGAGGCGCAGTCCTGCCGCaggcctggggacacgggggacactggggacacgggCACCACCAACCCCAACAACACAGCCCCAACTCCAAAGCAATGCTTTGGTAGTGATTTGTTTCACTCTGGAAGGAGAGTCAGGTTAACACCTGTCCTACCCGGAATCCATCAGCAGGAACAGCATCACCTGCACCAGCACTGCTTAATTACAGCACTGCTTAATTACAGCACTGCTTAATTCCAGCCCAGTTACCATTCAGGGGACCTGCAGTGCTCCCTAATCCCACCCGAGACTGGACATTGCCAAGATCCAGCAGGTTAAGTAGGTACAGGAGTCCAATCTACAGGAATGGGGGTCTCATTCAGAGGTTAAATCTTTTCGTTTAATTCATTCTGCACCCACCAACATTTCAAAGGTGGAAACAAAGATTTCAAGTCTGCCTCCCGTGAAAACACACCTGCCTGGGTGGCACCTGGGTTATTTACAGCTTCTCACCAGATTATGCCTTTATTGAAGTTTTCCTGCCTGACAATACAGAAGCAacttaaaaacaaacaccaaactcaaataaaaccccccaaaaaagcccacccacccaaaccaaccaaccaaagcTTACTCTCTTCCTGCAGCCGTGCCATGACCTGGACATCAGTGAGGTCCTGCAGTTTGTAGCCCATGGAGATGGAGTCGTCCGAGGTGCTGAGCTCGCTGTCCACCGAGGACTGGGAGCTCAGGGCCGAGTGCATGCTCAGGTACCCTGGGGAGAGGGACACACACCCAGTCACACCCTCCCaaagccaccagcagcagcaggatctaTCCCAGGAatgcagcagtgcagctgggagctgcaggtccAGCTGTGAGAAACAAGAACTGATGAATTCCAACGCTCGGTTTTTAACCTGCAGTTTTCAGGtgcttttcaaaccaagaaTGTGAGGCTGACTGGCAGGAAACAGCTTGGTCAGTGCTTGTGTAAGAAATTCATTTTACACCTGAACTTCACACCTGTGTTTCCCATGTCAGCACTCAGTTCTCTTCCAAGCTGGTTGAGGAAATCATGTTGGGaacctgctgcttttcctgcctgctgcattggagcacagctggaaagggctgttggagattttttcagggatggctcagaaggcagctgtgaggagcaggttctcacagcctgcttctgtgaacagcagaggttctcaggttatttttaactacaggtaaaagtgacaaacatgaaggccttgagagccttgcacatcagagttctcaggcagctttctcataacaagtggatgttccatctttggctgttttgggaaagcaagaataattttgagaacccaaatcttggtattggaaacataaggaggggttggtgtgtttgctcagattttgcaatatgcatgaacttgattaacactgttataaaaggtgacTGATTGATCAATAAAgtggagtcgatgctgaccaacgcaaggtgggtcgtctccctccaacttcaataaaGGGCTGCTCAGCTTTGCTGGCAAATGCTTTATTTGCACATCAGGAGGTGCCCTGCCTTCAAATCTCAGAACATGGCAGGAAAGCTGTGAGCTTCAGGATGCTGCAATAATACAGTGACACAAGCGTGGCTGTACCTTAAAGGTGCATCTGGGTGTGTGCTGCACAAATACACACTCCAGGTCAGGATATTACACTATAAAATCCCATTTCTTTCCTCTGGTGTCAGGAAAAGAGTTGAAATAAATTCATCCTGAGCTGGGCTTGCACCTGTAGGATGTGATGGAATGAACAAGCACAGGTTTCCTGCTGTAATTAACAGCACATTCAACACTGATTAAAAATCCAGCTGGACCTCGAGACCAGCTTTCTAAAAGGCAAAACTCCCAATCCAACTTTGTTTAGTTTGGCTGCTGCATTTCAGATTGAAGGTCTAGTTAAAAATAGCCAAGGAGGGGAAAAATCTGCTCCTTCTTCCATCAGTAAAGCTGAGCTGCTGATGGTTTTCAGTTttcaaacagaaaccacatctgGGCTTTGTCAAAGGGAAAGTCAGTTAAACATTTTCCATTTGAAGGGTAGAAAAGCTGGTTTTTCTTGGAAATAAAATAAGATTTGGGTCAGTCAGGTTGACAGGGAACTTTAAACTCATCTTAGCACCTgcccaaggcacagggaagAGGCACCTGGGATGAAGTGAACTCCTCATGCTCTGAAAGGACAGAGCCTGTCCTGGCCCAGCACAtctgcagaagccactttgGTTTTACTCA contains:
- the LOC102063794 gene encoding SLAIN motif-containing protein-like isoform X1; translated protein: MVVPGNAPLIPQEPALEPALGRAAPQHSAMGPEPPEEPVGPEVRKLRELVRRLELDSQHGRSRSLLGTNGPGVENREPGLNGMEINNSINAMAEQQELQLMADLHSQLSKMRQEEGENKFRRALDAPVQYSSAPEEVSPNGQSHSNGRCPSPVDASDSAELLGSLLMAGIHPPAAIHEQNPTENRADLEGLPSHADLDEVKVLELENGPEEEDCWLYVSPRKSMDEKTASPLKWCRQVLDNPSPEIEAACRTLINRLDQASRWKNLYCSPLASPSAHNLNSEAGSCSNALNSPGHLKSTNKALLTCGSSGYLSMHSALSSQSSVDSELSTSDDSISMGYKLQDLTDVQVMARLQEESLRQDCASSSASVSRRSSSASLHSLRRGTYSDQEFDTYSLEDEDDCDCSLSLRSAHRYSPSPLSSPRCQSPSSGAELGRAAASRLRAPRRAVQSPMQERLKYANSEEELRHSMPNLARSSLRALEAVRSSRSLESELQVPSSRIPRTQQRSAGLTPSKLRYSSGAAQSPLTGRQPKAAGSLLPGRQVGKPCSYTAPAPPVRKAQLHTGSASSSCTSRSSSVVTVAKGSALKARPGVAGLAVPKGKAPPPARRFLQAAQTPQAPEDDSWKDGCY
- the LOC102063794 gene encoding SLAIN motif-containing protein-like isoform X2 — encoded protein: MVVPGNAPLIPQEPALEPALGRAAPQHSAMGPEPPEEPVGPEVRKLRELVRRLELDSQHGRSRSLLGTNGPGVENREPGLNGMEINNSINAMAEQQELQLMADLHSQLSKMRQEEGENKFRRALDAPVQYSSAPEEVSPNGQSHSNGRCPSPVDASDSAELLGSLLMAGIHPPAAIHEQNPTENRADLEGLPSHADLDEVKVLELENGPEEEDCWLYVSPRKSMDEKTASPLKWCRQVLDNPSPEIEAACRTLINRLDQGYLSMHSALSSQSSVDSELSTSDDSISMGYKLQDLTDVQVMARLQEESLRQDCASSSASVSRRSSSASLHSLRRGTYSDQEFDTYSLEDEDDCDCSLSLRSAHRYSPSPLSSPRCQSPSSGAELGRAAASRLRAPRRAVQSPMQERLKYANSEEELRHSMPNLARSSLRALEAVRSSRSLESELQVPSSRIPRTQQRSAGLTPSKLRYSSGAAQSPLTGRQPKAAGSLLPGRQVGKPCSYTAPAPPVRKAQLHTGSASSSCTSRSSSVVTVAKGSALKARPGVAGLAVPKGKAPPPARRFLQAAQTPQAPEDDSWKDGCY